The DNA segment CAGGTTATGATAACCGTCTGCACGTTTTCCGGTAACATGCAACCCAAGGTTAATTTTGGCGTTGGCAAATGCAAGCATTGATTTTCTGATTGTATCGCAAACTTACATAAAGATTCTCTTCGATTACCAAACGTTAATATTTTGTAGGTAAACTCAGGGCGGGACGAGTCAGACAAAGCAATCCTGAAAAAAAGACCCGATTTGAACAATGCTCAATTATTATTTTTTAATTTTGTACGATCCTGTGAAAACCAGGATAACATAGTATCTTGCGCTAAAGCATCGGAGAAAGAAAAAGGAGCTTAACAATACATGAAACAATATTTAGATTTAATGCAGCATGTGCTGGATCATGGCACACAGAAGCATGACCGGACGGGGACAGGGACGATTAGTGTATTTGGCTATCAGATGAGGTTTAACCTTCAGGAAGGCTTTCCAATGGTCACCACCAAGAAATTACACTTAAAATCTATTATCCACGAACTGATCTGGTTCCTGAGTGGAGATACCAATATAAAATACCTGAAAGATAACGGCGTAAAGATCTGGGATGAATGGGCAGATGCCAATGGAAATCTCGGTCCCGTATATGGATCACAATGGAGATCATGGCCAACACCAGATGGCCGGAAAATTGATCAGATCAGTCAGATCATCAACACCATTAAAAACAATCCTGATTCCAGAAGAATTATTGTTTCTGCATGGAATGTAGCAGATATTGAAGAGATGGCTTTACCTCCATGCCATGCTTTTTTCCAGTTTTATGTAGCAGATGGCAAATTAAGCTGCCAGTTATACCAAAGAAGTGCAGATATCTTTTTGGGAGTTCCGTTTAATATTGCATCTTACGCCTTATTGACCATGATGGTTGCCCAGGTATGCGGACTTCAGTACGGAGACTTCATCCATACCCTTGGAGATGCCCACTTGTACAATAACCATATTGAACAGGCCAGGCTGCAATTGAGCAGGGAGCCGAAAAAATTACCAACGATGGAGATTAACCCCGGGGTCAAAGACCTGCTGGATTTCAAATTTGAAGATTTCAACCTGCAAGGTTATGAGCCACACCCTCATATTAAAGGAGCCGTTGCCGTATGATCCTTTCCATAGTAGTCGCCATTGCTGAGAATAACGCCATAGGAAAAGACAACCAATTGTTGTGGCACCTTCCTGCCGACTTAAAACATTTCAAAGACATCACCAGCGGACATACCATCATCATGGGTAGAAAAACCTATGATTCTATTGGCAGGCCCCTTCCCAACCGACGTAATATTGTAATTACAAGAAACGCGGAACTGAATTTGCCTGGAACCGAAGTGACCAATAGCCTGGAAGAAGCATTGCGTCTTTGTGCTGCAGAAGAAGAGGTATTCATCATCGGTGGTGCCGAACTCTACAAACATGCACTGGAAGCAACAGACAGAATTTACCTGACCAGAGTTCACCATACCTATGACGCGGATACTTTTTTCCCCGAAATAGCGCCCGGAACCTGGAATGAAACAAGTATAGAAAATCATCAGCCAGATGAAAAAAATGGGCTTGCTTATACGTTTTCAACGCTTGAACGCAAATAGTTAAGTCCCCATAATAAAAACTTTAATAACGTGGCCTATTATTTAAAAAAATAATTAGATTTGCCGACTTGTTAAAAAAATATATAGCTTATATAGACTAATAATTACAAACAAATGCAGGGTAAAGGTTTTATTAAATTTATGGCAATACTTTTAGGTATTGTCTGTGTGTATTCTCTCTCATTCAACTTTGTCACTTCGAAAGTTGAAAAAGACGCAAAAGCTTATGCTAAAGGGAATGTGGATAAGGAAAAAGCTTATTTAGACTCCATGGCCACAGTGCCGGTGTATCCTGTTTTTGGATTTAACTACCAGTTCTGTAAAGAAAAAGAAATTAACCTTGGGCTTGACCTTAAAGGTGGTATGAACGTAACGATGGAGATCTCG comes from the Pedobacter sp. FW305-3-2-15-E-R2A2 genome and includes:
- a CDS encoding dihydrofolate reductase; translation: MILSIVVAIAENNAIGKDNQLLWHLPADLKHFKDITSGHTIIMGRKTYDSIGRPLPNRRNIVITRNAELNLPGTEVTNSLEEALRLCAAEEEVFIIGGAELYKHALEATDRIYLTRVHHTYDADTFFPEIAPGTWNETSIENHQPDEKNGLAYTFSTLERK
- a CDS encoding thymidylate synthase, which encodes MKQYLDLMQHVLDHGTQKHDRTGTGTISVFGYQMRFNLQEGFPMVTTKKLHLKSIIHELIWFLSGDTNIKYLKDNGVKIWDEWADANGNLGPVYGSQWRSWPTPDGRKIDQISQIINTIKNNPDSRRIIVSAWNVADIEEMALPPCHAFFQFYVADGKLSCQLYQRSADIFLGVPFNIASYALLTMMVAQVCGLQYGDFIHTLGDAHLYNNHIEQARLQLSREPKKLPTMEINPGVKDLLDFKFEDFNLQGYEPHPHIKGAVAV